ACACCAGGTACCAAAAGCAATTGTGATCGTAACAGCCTTATCGTAGTTGGATAAAAATTCGATTGCCTCGCGATTGGGTTCATACTTATTCATCAATTGCTTATAGGCTACTGTATGTTTTGTGATTTCATCGACTGAGGCCTCACCCACCAAATGTTGACGTGGAACAACACTAATTTTCTTATCGCCAACCACAAATTCAAGAGCAGATTTGTTTTGAGTAAAATTAGTAATGAAAGTCATTGGGGTATTCTCATCGACCAGAACAGAAAATTTACCTTCGGAGAAAACTATTTGTTTACTGTCTATGGTATTTACGATTCCCGTTTTTACATTCAATACTAATATATTCTTAAAAGCTAAACTTTGGATCATTACTGCTGTCCTGTCTTCCCGCAGGTAAAATCTTGCACGGTTATCCATATTTCCATTGATAACAATGCTGAGGTGGCTGACTTCATTCCAATTCTTTGCAGTTTTCGCCTTTTCAGGCAGTTTTTGGGTAAGTGCCTGGTTTGGGTAAATCGAAATCAATGAAATCACCAGGGCTATCGGAATATACAACCACTTCTTAAATATTTCTGCTTTCCACGATCGCGTAAGCATCATTTTCATTGTTCTCCCTACGTTTGTTTTCAACCACATGTTCAATTGCCTTATAAAAAGTAAATACTCTGTTAAACCATTAAAATAGTTTTTTTTTTTTCAAAATATCAAATTTTTTTTATTGATCAAAATACAATGAACCTGGTAAATTTTTCGGTCAGATTTAGAGTTAGTGAACCTCATTTCGAAATAATTTTAATTTTCATTCAAAGTTTGGATATATTCCACCAGAGATTCAATTTGATTTTGATCCAATGGTCCCCCATTTTCCTTGGCAAAACCTAGCATCATTATATTGTAGGTTCCTTTTGCGATGAGCCCATATAAAACTTTATCCGATAAGTTGTTAAAAAACTCCGGTTGGACTAATGACTTGGCAATATGTTCTACACCTTTGCCATCTTCTCCATGACATTTAGCGCAATCGGCATCAAACAAGGCTTTACCGTATTTGTCAATGCCTTTGGCCACATGACAACTTATACATTTGCCCTTAAAATAATTGCCTTCCATAACAATTCCACTATGTTCACTACCGGCAACCATTTCCCTTTCAACCACAGTAGCATAGATCATTATTTTCTTAATCGGCTCTGTTTTATCATTTGAGTAGATACGGACTGATTTGGCAATTCTACCCATTTTGTTTGCGGCATTAAAGGTGACTTTAATTTCCGCTGATTCGCTGGGTTGCAAAGCTTCTGAACTCAGAAGTGCGGCTGTGCAGCCTCAGGAACCTCTTAATTTGTAAATATTTAAGACAGAATCCCCCACATTGGTAACCCTGAAAATATGGTTTACAACGCTTCCTTCCTGAACCTCACCGAAATCAAAGCTTTCTTGTGAAATTTTGATTTTGGCGCCATTATCCTGTGAATAATTCGGATTGATGGCTTGAAATCCAAGCATGGACAAGGATAACACAAAAGCGGAAATATTTTTACTCATCGTTTTCATCAAACCCACCTCATTGAATCACTTTTTTATTTGATTGCATAAATATATATCAAAATTCTTCTCATTGAAAGAAAAAAATTAAATTATTATTTTAAAATCGAATTGATTACAATTTATCATTGGAAATGTATTTACGGGATGTTTTTATGAAAATGATATCGACCTTATTAAATATTACTTCGAAGGCATTCGTATGTAGTATATTTCTAATCATTCAAAATTGTACTTATTCGAATGATGGTCAGCCAAAAATACAGCCCCTGACAGAACACTGGGAGAAACCTATACCCCACCAAACCATACCTGCGGGTCTTAATTCCATCAGCGCTAAGGAATGCGGCGTTTGCCATCAGGAGATTTATAAGGA
Above is a window of candidate division KSB1 bacterium DNA encoding:
- a CDS encoding DUF1573 domain-containing protein; translation: MKTMSKNISAFVLSLSMLGFQAINPNYSQDNGAKIKISQESFDFGEVQEGSVVNHIFRVTNVGDSVLNIYKLRGS
- a CDS encoding c-type cytochrome, which codes for MQPSESAEIKVTFNAANKMGRIAKSVRIYSNDKTEPIKKIMIYATVVEREMVAGSEHSGIVMEGNYFKGKCISCHVAKGIDKYGKALFDADCAKCHGEDGKGVEHIAKSLVQPEFFNNLSDKVLYGLIAKGTYNIMMLGFAKENGGPLDQNQIESLVEYIQTLNEN
- a CDS encoding thioredoxin family protein; amino-acid sequence: MMLTRSWKAEIFKKWLYIPIALVISLISIYPNQALTQKLPEKAKTAKNWNEVSHLSIVINGNMDNRARFYLREDRTAVMIQSLAFKNILVLNVKTGIVNTIDSKQIVFSEGKFSVLVDENTPMTFITNFTQNKSALEFVVGDKKISVVPRQHLVGEASVDEITKHTVAYKQLMNKYEPNREAIEFLSNYDKAVTITIAFGTWCPHCKKLVPTLMKSISECNNSNLDCSYFGINKQFNQPAKFLKENAIKKIPTVIVHRGGLEIGRITGTPIDSMEEDIVAILKGNYSPKEN